In one window of Chitinophagales bacterium DNA:
- a CDS encoding NAD-dependent deacylase, whose product MKQKLVVLTGAGISAESGLKTFRDSDGLWEGYNVYEVATPRGFAANPQLVLDFYNMRRRDVAAAEPNAAHLALAALEKDFDVHIITQNIDDLHERAGSTKVLHLHGEIFKMCSVRDKSKTYAIHGDIQLGDLAPDGQQLRPFIVWFEEPVTMMEEAVMIAEEADIFVVIGTSLQVYPAASLIQYIHRSIPKYIIDKKIPPTPGISNITSIEATASEGVKELKNLLQKIFN is encoded by the coding sequence ATGAAACAAAAACTTGTGGTATTAACCGGTGCTGGCATTAGTGCAGAAAGCGGACTCAAAACTTTTCGCGATAGCGATGGCCTATGGGAAGGTTATAATGTGTACGAAGTAGCCACGCCTAGAGGTTTTGCCGCCAACCCACAATTGGTGTTGGATTTCTATAATATGCGCAGGCGGGATGTTGCAGCCGCTGAGCCCAATGCGGCGCACCTTGCTTTAGCAGCACTGGAAAAGGATTTTGATGTACACATCATCACGCAAAATATTGACGACCTACACGAAAGAGCCGGCAGCACCAAAGTATTACACCTGCACGGGGAGATATTTAAGATGTGCAGTGTGCGCGATAAAAGCAAGACCTATGCAATTCATGGCGATATTCAATTAGGTGATCTCGCTCCTGATGGGCAGCAATTGCGCCCCTTTATCGTTTGGTTTGAAGAACCTGTAACCATGATGGAAGAAGCCGTTATGATTGCAGAAGAAGCAGACATATTTGTGGTCATTGGCACCTCCTTGCAGGTTTACCCTGCTGCTTCGCTGATACAATACATCCACCGTAGTATCCCAAAATATATTATCGATAAGAAAATACCACCCACACCAGGCATTAGTAACATTACTTCAATAGAAGCAACAGCAAGTGAGGGTGTGAAAGAATTGAAAAATCTACTGCAAAAAATTTTTAACTAA